Below is a window of Lemur catta isolate mLemCat1 chromosome 11, mLemCat1.pri, whole genome shotgun sequence DNA.
TTAGCTGGCAATTGgttgaaagagttaagctttATCTAAAAACCTGGAGTCAGTATAAAGGAATTTTTGAGTTAAGATAAACGGGTCCTCTATCTGCCATATGATGCCGTAGCAGAATCAGGTTGGAAAGTAAGCCACATCATACAGGGTTAATAAAACCTATTTAGTGAGGTTTTATCATTTGCAGGTGTGACTCACCACTCCTCTTAGATAGGaatttgagaagagaaaaaaagatcagagttcagtcctcaataTCATaaatcatctggaaaatggaaatcCAAACCACAGTAATAGATACCATTACACACCCATCAGAATAGCTAATACTAAAAAGACTGATAATTCCAAGTGAGGtagaggatgtggagcaactgacactttcatacattgttggtgaaagtgtaaaatggtacaatcactttggagtttggcagtttcttataatgTTCAATTTatacttaccatatgatccagcaattccacttttagatatttacccaagagaaatgaaaacatgtggggccgggcatggtggctcacgcctgtagtcctagcactctgggaggccaaggtgggaggagagcttgagctcaggagttcaagaccagcctgagcaagagtgaaaccccatctctactaaaaatagaaaaaattagctaggcatgatggtgtgtgcctgtagtcccagctactcaggaggctgaagcaggaggatcgcttgagcccaggagtttgaggttgctgtgagctaggctgacgccatggcactctagcctgggcaacagagtgaggctctgtctcaaaaaaaaaaaaaacaacaacaacaacagaaaagaaaaagaaagaaagaaaacatgcatACACAAAATGACACATACAACaatgtccatagcagctttattcataatagtcaaaatctgtaaacaatccaaatgtccaatgagtaaatggacaaaatatggtatatcatacaatgaaaataatacagtACTTAGTAATAAAAAGAACACACTACTGGTACATGGAACCACATGAATGAATCTctaaaacattatgctgagtcaAAGAAGCCAAATACATAAAAAGACATATGATTCCATTACTATGAAATTCTAAAACTGGCAAAACTAATCTAAAGTGATAGAAATCAGATCAGGGGTTGTTGTTGGGGGTGAGAGACTGATTGCAAAGGAGTAGGAGGGAATTTTCTTGATTGGGTGGTTGTTTACACAGGTGTATATATTTGCGAAAAGTCATCATACTATACACTCTAAATGTATGCACGTTACCACATGATTTTAAGAATGTGTTTCTGACATTTATAATCGcaatactataaatattaaatactaaatcaatatataaatagatactatatttaataatatttggtGATATTGAAAATGGAATGCTcatctcatttacatttttagatgCTTATTActataatagaaaagaaagaggctattcatatgtttatttttcttatatccaGAGACCTTATCACATTCTCTTATGTTGTTTTTAACTGAAGTCCACTGGGGTTTTCCAGGCAAACAATCTTATAGTCAGCAAAAAGAAATAACTTCATCTTTTATTACCCAACATTTATAGAGAttactttgtttacttttttattgcatGCACCAGCCTCCAAAAGAATGTTCAATAATAATAGTGATCACCAGATATCCTCTCTTTTCTATACCTTAAAGGAACTATCTTAACATCTGAGTGTTTAAAACACTACTTGCTGATGGATTTTTGATGTCTTTACCAATttgtagtttctttctatttctatttctattgcattttaagaatgatttttaagttttttcaaatGACTTTTCAGCATTATTATATTTTGTCCCTTTAAATAGTTAATGCAATGAAATACGCTTATAGATGTCCCAATTTTGTAAAAGTTTGCTTTCCTGGAATAAAACCtcctgaattattattttgatgaGGTACTGAGttctcttttgaatatatattcataagcTAACTTGaattttgggttatttttttatACTATCTTTATGAGGTTACAATAAGTCTGGCTTCCTGAAATGATTTAGGGAATTTTCATCTTCTTCTCTCCCCTAATATAGTAtagtaaaaacaatttaattatcCATTGGTctttaaagattaaaaaggaTTTAACTGTGAAACTGTCAGGTCTCcatgctatttttaatattagataTTTAATCTTCAATTTTTCTATGGTAATTAGTTTCTTCATGTTTTCTACTTCTTGGGTCAATATTTTAGGAAGTCATTCATATCTCCTAGGCTTTCAACCATGTTGCTCTTGAGTTCCAGTCAgtaattcataatattttaattttcttctgcatAGGGGTTGCCTCTCTTTTCATTCCTATCTTGtataattttgttctctttttttttaaatcaggatcATGGCAGGATTATCTATCTTACTGGtgctttcaaagaaaacaaaaagaaattgaatttatttatgcAATTTCGGgggttttctattttattcaactGTTATCTTTATTGCTTCCCTTATACCGTCttgtttctaattaaaatatattaatatattttatgttaataaaatttacatattatatttatagtttatatatttatatgatttatgGATGTAAATTCtctctgaaaatttaaaactgtaacCTGCaccacccacccactcccacaCACACTCATGGTTCACCTtactttgcttgtttttttaattttttataacactTATCATTTTTGATCTTCTAACAAACCGTATGTTACTTATATATTGTATATGGGTTATCCTGTCAATTTTACATGAGTATAAAGTACACAAGGGCTGTAAACTTTTGTTTGTATTGTCTGTCCACTGATGTATCCCAAAGCCTAGAATGGTGCGCAAGAAAATATGTTAGATAAATCATTATCATTTTACCCACGCAAAGGGCAAAATAGGAATACTACTGGTGTCCATTCATTCACCAACATCTAGTTCAGCATCTACTATGTATTAAGAACAGTACTGGTGCTGAGTGTATATAAACAAGATAAGTCCCTACCAAACCAACAGTCTACTTTTGGGGCATATGAGCAGGAATGGAAAGCAGAAGGATACTGTGAATCAATGAAAAATGTACTTATTGATTTTACAAATTACTCTGTATTTCTTATTGATCTCAAATTGGCCCCAGTATCTAACTTCgattttattatccttttctCCACACTCCTAACAGCTGAAAAATGTCGGGCTGTCAAATCCCTTAAATGCACTGAGGGAGATTCCAAAAGAGGCAGTCTTTGGGCAGTAATCACCCATCAGCGTAACTACGCCAGCATGTGTGAAACCCAGATCGCTGCAGAAACTATGGTGGGAATGGAAGGTGTTTCACTTGAGGGTCCCAAGGGACTTCGCAGAGGTTAAGGGAATGCGGGCCCAGCGAAGGAGGAATCTGCGTCGCCCACAACTAACAGGCGCAAACCGATTTTCTGTCAACTCAGAAAGCCCGAAACACCGCGAGCTAAAAGACTCTAAAGCAGTCCCTGTGCACGCCCGATCTGGACACCGCCCCCGCGCACGCGCAGTTGCCCCCCAAGACCCGACTTGCCGCCTTCGCCCCGCCCCTCAGAACCGGAAGGAGTTGCTGGCGCTTCCGGTGGCCTGCGACCCCTCAGTTGTCTCGGTGATGTCGTGGGTTCAAGCTGCTGCTTCGGTCCAAGCCCCAGGAGACGACGGTGACGTGTTTGACCAGGAAGCTGACGAGTCCCTCCTGGTGCAGCGGGAATGGCGGAGTCACATGCGGAGACGAGTCAAAGTAAAACTGGGTGGAGGGTGCGGGGGACTCTTAGGTGTGCCGGGTTTGGGGAACAGAGGCGCGGAGTTGTGAAGACGCTGGGTTCTGAGTGGTCCCAGCGTGGTCCGGCGCTGCCCTCCTTTACGGCTTGCCACCCAGTCCGGCCCGCGTCTTGCTCGGATTTCCGGATGGGTTACTTGAAAGCGTGTGAACCCACAGGGCGCGTTCTCTGAGCGTCTGCGGGGTGCGTTAGAAGCTGGGGACCAACCGAAATAAACTTTGTCCAGACTTTGAAGAGCCCTCACTTTGTTGAGGATCAcagggaaaggggtggggagagaaacaTAGACTACCTGTGCTAATTACGGCTGTTAAAGGATGTGTACTCAACTTACATGGGTTGCTTGAGTGGATGGGGAGCCTAAAGTTAGGTGTGATATTAATCAAGGCATATGGAAAAGGTAAACTTAAGAAAGCTGTCAGAGGGCAAGAGGACAAAGCAAATATGGAATACTGGTGGCTAGATAAGAGAATTTTAAAGTTCGTATCCTTTTTATCTAGTAGGTGTGAATTTTTCGTCTCTAATTTGTCCCTATTCCCTGAAACTAAGCTTTATTTCCGTGTGGAGCACTCAGAGCTTAGTTCTGGGTGAGGAATGGATGATGAGGTCCGTGTTCACTTAATGTATTTGCCTACCATGAAATTGCCTCTTCAGCTGCAGTTGGTAATCTACACTAGTTTAATGTTTCAGTAAAATAATGTTTGCTTAGCCCAGCAACCATGTTGTCAATTACAAAAATGCTTTCTGTGAGGCTGGGGCTAGACTAGCAAGTATTAAGCATCTTTTGAGCACTGTGGCATAGTGAGAGAGGCAGGCCAAAATCTCTACCCACAGAGAACTTGCAGTTTAGTTGAACTTAGGTGTCAAGCAAAATTTCTAAAACCagcctccttccttttcctgaaaCAGTTTCCTCTTTCCCTAATTTGCCCTGCCTCCTCACCCACCCACACCATTCCAATTAGTTATTAAGGGACTAAACATGTAATTTTCCACATTTCCTTTTTATGAAGACATTGCTAACACAGGGtttttaaaaccataagaatCGGTGTTTTAAAAGTTGCCCAGTTCTCACCATCCatggaatgtgaaaaaaaataaaaataaaaataaaaaataaataaagttgccCAGTAAGTCTAGACTTCAGAAGTGGCATAAAGAAAGATAAaccaataataaatttttatgaaaagcaTGGTCTGCTTTGGTTGTATGGCTATACCATATCATGTTCCATAACACAGTAAAAGTCTATTTCATCAACTTTCTCAATTGGTTGTGTGCCTTTTTAGAGGAGCCTACATATGGTTCACTTTGTGTTAGTTACAGCTGCATTTCTTCATTGCTTATTTTAGGAAGGTTATAGAGAGGGAATAGATGCTGGCAAAGCAGTTGCTCTTCAACAGGGCTTCAATCAAGGTTATAAGGAAGGTGCAGAAGTCATTATAAACTATGGACAACTCAGAGGAACATTgaggtaattttaaaaacttaaatgctGACTCATTTTTACTTTGATACTAGAGGATTTTTATGAAAgtagaatgtaaaaataaagtgtttaaactgaaattcttttcctggtGTTATATTCACAAAAGAGTGCTGCAGAGCATCGAATATTAATTGCcttcaaaaaatcaaaattattaacAGTTCATTCACTTTAATGTGTGAACCagatgttgtctttttttttttgtaaagaagtGGTATGAAGGTGTATGCTTTTTGTTACCTGAACTACTACCAATCTCCAATTAAGAAATCTTCAGGTTTTGAATAAAGCTTATAGTACTTGCACACAATTTGATGGACCTCTATACTAGAAGTACATGATGGAATATAGTTGGTAATAGAAAAATGATGCTATTTACTTTAGTCCTGAACATTGAATACCTGTCAAGATGCCATAGCAATAATGGCATATATCAGAGTCAAGTGGTCAAATGATACACGGAGCTAGGAGCATAGCAGCCTTGTCCTCTTTGAAGCTTTAACTATCCTCtgtagagaaaaacataaaatgcttCAGGGAATTACTAATTTTAAAGAATGGTAGAATATACACGTtatcaaaacaatacaaaaaaattcattgtgTTTGGGGTTTTAGAAAATACCAACTGTCAGAAACCAGAATTTATAGTGTCCTACAGTAGGAAGGTGGTTAAGGTTCATCTTCACATCAAGttaaattaatcttttataaGCTTAGAAAGCTTACTGTTGAATCTTTTATATCaattgattccatttttatttttatttttattttattttttttttttttgagacagagtctcactttgttgcccgggctagagtgagtgccgtggcatcagcctagctcacagcaacctcaaactcctgggcttaagcgatcctactgcctcagcctcccgagtagctgggactacaggcatgagccaccatgcccggctaatttttttctatatatatttttagttggccagataatttctttctatttttagtagagacggggtctcgctcaggctggtctcgaactcctgacctggagtgatccacccgcctcggcctcccagagggctaggattacaggcgtgagccaccacgcccagcccatttttaaaacattactttttATAACCATTTTATGAAATGACATGATTATCTGAACAATATTAAATGTTAAGACTAGAAGAATTCTTGCCTCTTTCAAGAAAATTGTTAGCAGCTCAGCAAACAATGTCTACTCTATAATATAAACTTGGgaaagtaaaatttcttttttgtgtttttttaagagacggggtcttgccctgtcacccaggctggagtgcagtggtgggtaTTCTGTAACCTTTAGTCTTGATGACAAGCAACTATGTGCTTAGAACAATGGTTTTCAACCTTGGCTAGTCCCTGAAATCAgctgggagctttaaaaaaaaaaaaaaaaaaagatgcccctagagattctgacttaattggtctggggtgtcACCTGGACCTTGATAGGTttaaaagctcctcaggtgattctaatgtgtgtCCAAGATTGAAAATCACTAGTTTAGAATCTGTATGATGTCCTTAAAGGAGaaactaatttttcttatctttctcagAGTTGTATCCCTCTTCAACAGATGTTACATAATCTTAACAGAAAAACCTAAAATCAGAAAAAGTGGATGTAGAGTTGTGAAGGAGAGGTTATGAATTATAAATAGTTCTATGATTAAGTccagtttgatttttatttaaagataatatctttataatttttaagtccTGTTTACCATTATTACTTTCCTGATTTTGACTTGCATAAtcatctttaatccatttttgcaTGGTGTTATCTGGAAGAGAAACATGTAGGGCTTAGCATTAAACATTCTAAAAAGCCTGTGGTTGTTTGTTTCCTgtttaactcttgtttatatttttgttcagtGCATTGCTCTCCTGGTGTCACCTTCATGATAATAGTTCAACTTTGATCAGTAAAATAAATACTCTTCTGGATGCAGTTGGCCAGTGTGAAGAGTATGTGCTCAAACATCTGACATCAGTCACTCCACAGCCCCAAGTTGTAGATTTATTGGACTCCATTGAGGATATGGACCTTTGTCATGTAGTTCCAGCTGAGAAAAAGATTGTTGAAGCTAAAGATGAAAGACTCTGTGAAAATAATGCTGAGTTTAACAAAAACTGTAGCAAGCGCCCTAGTGGGATAGATGGTTCATATTTACAATGTTGTAGAACACAGGAGCGTGCACATTCTGAAAAGCCAAACCTCACTTGGATTTTAGAAGAGACAGCCAGTTTAGTTAAACAGCTGGGAGTATCAGTAGATGTATTACAGCACCTCaaacaactataaaaattttcttcccttttctaatgaaaatattcagaatatctCTTAGAACATTTTGTCTCCTAACAAGCTAACCAAAATTTGTACTGGTTTCTTCATTGAACACTACCTGTGAGGTTATCCTTGATGGAAATCtgaaatgtcttcaaaattaatACTATTAAATGTAACataagccttttttctttctcactggtaatttttatgtaattaaatatatgCGTAGAAATTTCACTtgtcattttcaaatttatgatcAGAATCAAGCATTTTCAGGTTCATTAGCAAAAGTGAATAAGAATCAAACATATTTTGTAAGGACCTCACCCTACTTTCTGCTCCTCTCACCATTAGGTGGGCAGGACCTTATCAAACCAAAGTTACCAAAAATAACCTAATGACTAACATAAATATAGACATGGATATATTTAGATATAGGTATgtagatacatagatatatattgAAATTTGAGAGAATGAGAAACTGAAGCAATGTTATGCTGTTGACTAAATCATTAAAAGCAGAAAGATGCGTTTTAGTTTTGTGTTGATTAAAAGGAagcacaggctgggcacagtggttcacgcctgtaatcctagcactccgggaggccgaggcgggcggcttgtttgagctcaggagttcaagaccagcctgagcaagagcaaggccccatctctactaaaaatagaaagaaattatatggacaactaaaaatatatatggaaaaaattagccgggcatggtggtgcatgcctgtagtcccagctactcgggaggctgaggcaggaggattgcttgagcccagaagtttgaggttgctgtgagctaagctgacgccatggcactctagcccaggaaacagagtgagactctatctcaacaaaaaaaaaaaaggaaggacattcagttccatgaaaatacagaaaataaatttcatgctCAAGTCTAAAGTACCAACTTACTTTTTCTAAGTGGTAAGAAGTTAGTAGTGTTGCTTAACAATGTGTCATATTATTTCTAAACTGCAGTTTTGCTTCATATTCAAATAGGAATAAAACACTGAAATCACTGACTTACATATTACCTTAAAGCAATATTCTTAGTCTAGCATGGACAAAATTAGATTCAAACTTTTGCTCCAGGACCTAAGTATGTCAAGATCAGGAAAGGATCTTTCCTCACTTTTTTTCACCTGAAGCACAAATTTATATAAGGTACCTGACTTCAGAGGCACCCAAATAGCTTTATTGGGTGCCTTCAGAGGGACTTCACGGATAGCTTTAATTGCTGTTTCACCAGTATTTATGTCTACCGTCTATGCTAAAAGACAGACAGACTGAGATAATCTGACAAAATAGatcttaagatattttaaaaatgtactactGTGATCATACAGCCTTCCTCAAAGTtcacagaaaattaagaaatcaaagcaataaatttgaaattagaaGGCCATATTGAGTTTCAGAATTCACTAAAACCTGCTGAAGATGTCGAAGTGACATTTGACagctggttttaaaaaatgcttatatcGCTCCATATGTAAACACTATTTCAGAGATTTACTAATTCATCttgttatatttttccatatttatggATACAGCCAAAATTCCAAATCCACATGAAATATAAGCAATCTCTAAAGTCTTAATGTTGCTCTGCCCTCATATTAGATATGAAATACCTATCTCAAGAAGGTCACCCTCAGCAAAACTTTCATGAGTGTAGTAAATCTTGAGGTTTTATGTGGGCTTGCCCTGATAAGATTCCCTGAAGATAACACCCCTTGGCACCATTGGTTACATAAAGTATGTTTGTACAGATGTTTGTAGAAAATGAACTCAGGAGAATTAGCTTAAGTTGATGAGGCTATTGGGttgaaaacatcttttttttttttgagacagagtctcgctctgttgcccgggctacagtgagtgccgtggcgtcagcctagctcacagcaacctcaaactcctgggcttcagcgatcctactgcctcagcctcccgagtagctgggactacaggcatgcgccaccatgcctggctaattttttctatatatattttttagttggccagataatttctttctatttttagtagagacggggtctcgctcttgctcaggctggtctcgaactcctgacctcgagcgatccacccgcctcggccacccagagtgctaggattacagtcgtgagccaccgctcccggccgaAAATtgcttggctttttaaaaaatactgaagttCCTGGACTCCAGAggaatattaatgatattaatattcCAGGCTCATTATACCTGTGTACCATAAACACAGTTCCAGTTCCTCTGTACTGGAACCAgcaagaatgaaggaaagaagtcTTGCTTGCCCTTTGTCTCTTGCCTTGTTTCATATGTTGGAGGCCTGTCAGGTTTTCCCATAATATCCTAGATGAGCATAAATGGTAGGGCAAGATTGCCCCAGAGCTGGCACAGCCAGAGATTTAAGATCCAGGACCCAGACATTAGGCTGAGTGATGTGGCTTCCTTAGAAACAGAAATTTCATCTAAAATAAGTTATTTCTGGATGCTGGCATCTGGGGTTTTAAAAAGGAGGAGGGGGCGAAGTAGCCCACAATGCTATGTTTTTCTGACATTTTGGTTCGTAGAACTGCTGAGGCCACCAAAATTTTTGTGATATACAAACAGAGGAAATGGGCAGCTGAATATACCTCCTGTGTCCTTATCATTTACGTCTCTTGCACTGCTTATTAACTGCTTTGTGGTAAATCAAAATAAAAGCCCTTGAGACAAGTCCAAGTTGTGATTCTTACCCTCTTCAAACTAAGGTTAGAGCTTTGTATTCCAGTCTAAgacactggggtggggggaaggaggtAGATAGATACATGTAGGAATATTTAATCATTCTTAATTTCAGACCAATGATGAAGTAAATACCATGCTGTTAATAAACTAATCAGACTTCTTGCTCTACAGAAATCCTCAAATCTCCATCATGAAGGTAACTTCAACACCATAGTTACCCTTCTTGCTTCTGTCCTTGCTTAATGCCTTTTCCCAACAAACTGGGAAAGAGGCTGGAAGAGGAGTTTGCCTCACTGTCTCAGTTTGCTTACTCCCCATTCACTCTTCAGCCTCAAACTGCTTGTTGCTGAAGTCACTGATaactaaagtcacacagctgcagGTTACTGACTTTTCAGTCCTACCATTTGTCTCCTGTCCATCATTGGACATGATGAATCATTCCCTACTTTTACAATCCCTTCTGCTTGCTTCTTCAGCaatactttttcttcttgtcctGCTTATTACTATTCCTTATCATTTGCAAACTCTccactcctccctctgcccttcaAATGTAGAATTCCCCAGAGTTTGATTCTTGgacctctttttgttttt
It encodes the following:
- the YAE1 gene encoding protein YAE1 homolog, with translation MSWVQAAASVQAPGDDGDVFDQEADESLLVQREWRSHMRRRVKEGYREGIDAGKAVALQQGFNQGYKEGAEVIINYGQLRGTLSALLSWCHLHDNSSTLISKINTLLDAVGQCEEYVLKHLTSVTPQPQVVDLLDSIEDMDLCHVVPAEKKIVEAKDERLCENNAEFNKNCSKRPSGIDGSYLQCCRTQERAHSEKPNLTWILEETASLVKQLGVSVDVLQHLKQL